The following is a genomic window from Burkholderia cepacia ATCC 25416.
ATCGGGCACGCATACGCGTCTGATCGTGCCGGGCGGGGTCGGCAGCAATACGTATCTCGTCGTGCCGGCCGGCTCGAGCGCGAAGTCGATCGTCGACCTGAAAGGCAAGCGCATCGCGCTCAATCGCGGCCGGCCGTGGGAAGTCACGTTCAGCAAGCTGCTCGCCGAGAACGGGCTGAAGCTGTCCGACTTCAGGATCTACAACCTCGACCCGCAGGCCGGTGCGGCAGCGGTCGCGGCCGGCCGCGTCGACGGCTTCTTCACGCTGTCCGACGCGTATTCGCTCGTCGACAAGAACGTCGGCAAGATCATCTGGTCGACCAAGACCGCGCCCGACGACTGGAAGATGCGCGCGGAACTGTGGGCATCCGACGATTTCGTGCGGCGCTACCCCGACATCACGCAGCTCGTCGCGACCGCCTACGTGCGTGCCGCGCACTGGATCTCGCAGCCGCAGAACCGCGATGCGTACGTGAAGATCCTGAGCGCGTCCGGCCAGCCGGAAAGCGTCGTGCGCCGCGAATACGCGGACGAATCGACGCCGTGGAAGGAGCAATGGACGCCGCTCTTCACGCCCGCGCTGACCGGCCACTACCGCGACGTCGTCGCGTACAGCCGCCAGGCCGGCCTGACGTCCGCGCCGGTCGACGTGAACGCGCTGCTCGCGCCGACGTTCGTCGCGACCGCGCTCAAGCAGCTCGGGCTCGACGGCTACTGGCGCGCAGACACGGCGCGCGTCGCGAGCCGCTGATGCCGATGCACGCCCTCGCGTCGAACGGCGCACGCGCGATCCGCCTGCCCGGCATCGCGCGGCTCGGCGGGCTCGCGCTGTGGTGGGCCACGCCCGTCGCGTTCGCCACGCTGTGGTGGCTCGCGAGCGCGCAGCGCTGGTTCCCGCCGCAGCTCGTCGTGCCGCCCGGCCGGCTCGCGGCGACGCTGCGCACCCTGCTCGACACCGGCGAACTGCGCGACAACCTGGTGATCACGCTGCATCGTCTCGCGCTCGGGTTCGCGATCGGCGCGGCGGGCGGAGCCGCGTTCGGCATCCTGCTGGCGCGCAGCCGGCTGTTCTCCGACTACCTGCGGCCGACGTTCGACCTGCTGCGGCAGGTGCCGACGCTCACGCTGATTCCGCTGCTGATCCTGCTGATCGGCGTCGACGAGCCGCTGAAGCTCGTCGTCGTCGGCAAGGCCGTGTTCTTCCCGGTCGCGCTGGCCGCGTACACGGGCGTGCACGACGCGCCGCGCGACCTCGTCGAGATGGCACGTCACTACGGGCTCGGCCGCTTCGCGCTGCTGCGCGACGTGCTGCTGCCGGCCGCGCTGCCGCCGCTGCTGACCGGCGTGCGGATCGCGCTTGCGCGCGCGTGGCTCGCGCTCGTCGCGGTCGAGCTGCTCAGCGCCGACAGCGGGATCGGCCAGATGATGGAACTCGCGCGGCAGATGCTGCGGCTCGATGTCGTGCTCATCGACGTCGCGGTGATCGGGCTGATCGGCTTCGCGATCGACCGGTCGATCGCGCTCGTGCAACGCTACGCATTGCGCTGGCAAGCGCCGTCGCACTGACCTGACTGGATACGCTTCGAAATGACGCTCGCCATACGCTCTCTCTCGCTCGCCCCGCTGCGCCGCCGCGCGCGCGGCTTCGTCGTGCCGGCCCTGCTGGTGGCCGCATGGCAGTTCGCGTCGTCCGGCGACGCGGCCCATCAATACGCGTTCGTGCCGTTGCAGCAGGTGGGCGCCGCGCTGGTCGAACTCGCCCGCAGCGGCGAACTCGCGACCGATCTCGGCGCGAGCCTGCGCCGCACGACGCTCGGGTTGGGCTTCGGCGTCGCGTTCGGGCTTGTATTCGGCGCGGCGATGGCGCGCTCGACGCTCGCGCGCAAGCTCGGCGAGCCGGCGTTCCAGGCACTGCGCTACGTGCCGCTGCTCGGGCTGATTCCGCTGCTGAGCCTGTGGGCCGGCACCGGCGAATTCGCGAAGGTGCTCATCATCGCCCTCGCCGCGTTCTACCCGATGACCACCGCCAGCTTCGACGGGCTGCGCCGCGTCGATCCGCGCTACGTCGAACTCGCGCAGTCATATCGCCTGACGCGTATCGGCCTGTGGCGCGACGTGCTGATTCCCGGCGCGCTGCCCGACCTGTTCGCGGGCGTGCTGCAAGCCGTGCCGTTCGCGTGGATCACCGCGACCAGCAGCGAGCTGCTGTTCAACGCGGGCGCGGGGGTCGGCAGCCTGATGCAGAACGCGCAGGCCGGTGCGCGCGCCGACGTGCTGCTGGTCTGCGTGCTGGGGGTGACGGCGCTCGCCGTCGGCATGAGTGCGCTATGCGAGCGGATCGCGCAGCGCGCGCTGCGCTGGCGCGATCACGCCTGACGGCGCAGCCGCGCGTCGGCGTCTCCTCCGTCACCCGCGTCGCGCGGCTTCAGGATGCCGAGCTGCGCGAGCCGCGCACGCACGATGTTGCGCGACTGGTCGAGCAGGCGCGACATGCGCAGCTGGTTGTGCTCGCTGTACTCGAACACGCTGCGGTAGACGGTGTCCTCGATGTGCTGCCAGAGCGACGGCGTGCCGAGATCCAGCAGCTCGATCACCGCATGGCGCAGCGCGTCGGTCGCCTCGGCCACGTCGCGCGCACGGCGCGGCGGTGCCACCGCCGGGGCGCGCGGGTCGTCGGCATCGGGCGCGAGCGACAGCGCGGAGAACTGCAGGTCGCCCACATCGATCGCGCCACCCGCACAGATCAGCACCGCGTGGTGGATCACGTTCTCGAGTTCGCGGATATTGCCCGGCCACGCGTGCGCGTGCAGCCGTGCGCGCGCGGCGTCCGTGAGCGTCGGCGCGGCGACGCGCAGCCGCTTCGCATAGGTGTCGATGAAGTGTTCGATCAGCGGCGCGATGTCGCCGAGGCGCTCGCGCAGCGGCAGCAGGCTCAGCTTCACGACGTTGAGCCGGTAGTAAAGATCCTCGCGGAAATTGCCGGCGCGCACCGCGGCTTCGAGATTCACGTTGGTCGCCGCGACGAGCCGCACGTCGATCTTCACGGTCTTGCGCGAGCCGACCGGCGTCACCTCGCGCT
Proteins encoded in this region:
- a CDS encoding PhnD/SsuA/transferrin family substrate-binding protein, which gives rise to MKHTLSLASLRRPLRALFAALPLAAASLAAPAAHADDAPKVVRIAVVAYSGGGKTQYAGASALIDADKSLEKALAARHVKLQWVPVSTAAVGTLVNEAFTNGSIDFAGYGDLPSVVVNASGTHTRLIVPGGVGSNTYLVVPAGSSAKSIVDLKGKRIALNRGRPWEVTFSKLLAENGLKLSDFRIYNLDPQAGAAAVAAGRVDGFFTLSDAYSLVDKNVGKIIWSTKTAPDDWKMRAELWASDDFVRRYPDITQLVATAYVRAAHWISQPQNRDAYVKILSASGQPESVVRREYADESTPWKEQWTPLFTPALTGHYRDVVAYSRQAGLTSAPVDVNALLAPTFVATALKQLGLDGYWRADTARVASR
- a CDS encoding ABC transporter permease; amino-acid sequence: MPMHALASNGARAIRLPGIARLGGLALWWATPVAFATLWWLASAQRWFPPQLVVPPGRLAATLRTLLDTGELRDNLVITLHRLALGFAIGAAGGAAFGILLARSRLFSDYLRPTFDLLRQVPTLTLIPLLILLIGVDEPLKLVVVGKAVFFPVALAAYTGVHDAPRDLVEMARHYGLGRFALLRDVLLPAALPPLLTGVRIALARAWLALVAVELLSADSGIGQMMELARQMLRLDVVLIDVAVIGLIGFAIDRSIALVQRYALRWQAPSH
- a CDS encoding ABC transporter permease → MTLAIRSLSLAPLRRRARGFVVPALLVAAWQFASSGDAAHQYAFVPLQQVGAALVELARSGELATDLGASLRRTTLGLGFGVAFGLVFGAAMARSTLARKLGEPAFQALRYVPLLGLIPLLSLWAGTGEFAKVLIIALAAFYPMTTASFDGLRRVDPRYVELAQSYRLTRIGLWRDVLIPGALPDLFAGVLQAVPFAWITATSSELLFNAGAGVGSLMQNAQAGARADVLLVCVLGVTALAVGMSALCERIAQRALRWRDHA
- a CDS encoding sigma-54 interaction domain-containing protein, producing the protein MAIFSLPDPNSHAITIRAKALTFDDPKSRVLLERIQLVAPSDATVLVTGESGTGKELIARLVHSLSERHDGPFVAVNCGAFSETLIESELFGHERGAFTGAINSQPGWFESANRGTLFLDEVGDLPLSAQVKLLRVLQEREVTPVGSRKTVKIDVRLVAATNVNLEAAVRAGNFREDLYYRLNVVKLSLLPLRERLGDIAPLIEHFIDTYAKRLRVAAPTLTDAARARLHAHAWPGNIRELENVIHHAVLICAGGAIDVGDLQFSALSLAPDADDPRAPAVAPPRRARDVAEATDALRHAVIELLDLGTPSLWQHIEDTVYRSVFEYSEHNQLRMSRLLDQSRNIVRARLAQLGILKPRDAGDGGDADARLRRQA